A single region of the Onychomys torridus chromosome 11, mOncTor1.1, whole genome shotgun sequence genome encodes:
- the Dsel gene encoding dermatan-sulfate epimerase-like protein, which yields MALMFTGHFLFLIMMMFSFSTCEESVSNYSGWAVFTDDIRQFKNHKVQDFKPNQKLHPNLYFDAGDIQTMRQKSHTSHLHLFRAIKSAVTIMLSNPTYYLPPPKHADFAAKWNEIYGNNLPPLALYCLLCPEDKVAFEFVLEYMDRMVTYKDWLVKNAPGDEVPVGHSLTGFATAFDFLYNLLSNQRKQKYLEKIQIVTEEMYEYSKIRSWGKQLLHNHQATNMIALLIGALVAGVDKGSKTNIWKQDVVDVMEKTMFLLNHIVDGSLDEGVAYGSYTSKSVTQYVFLAQRHFNINNLDNNWLKMHFWFYYATLLPGYQRTVGVADSNYNWFYGPESQLVFLDKFILRNGAGNWLAQQIRKHRPKDGPMVPSTSQRWSTLHTEYIWYDPKLTPQPPVDFGTAKMHTFPNWGVVTYGAGLPNTQTNTFVSFKSGKLGGRAVYDIVHFQPYSWIDGWRSFNPGHEHPDQNSFTFAPNGQVFVSEALYGPKLSHLNNVLVFAPSPSSQCNKPWEGQLGECAQWLKWTGEEVGDAAGEVITASQHGEMMFVSGEAVSAYSSAMRLKSVYRALLLLNSQTLLVVDHIERQDTSPINLVSAFFHNLDIDFKYIPYKFMNRYNGAMMDVWDAHYKMFWFDHHGNTPVANIQEAEQAAEFKKRWTQFVNVTFHMESTITRIAYIFYGPYINVSSCRFIDSSTSGLQISLNVNNTEHSVSVVTDYQNLKSRFDYLGFGGFASVANQGQITRFGLGTQAIVNPVRYGRVIFPFGFKFNIAIGFILCISLVILTFQWRFYRSFRKLMRCVLILVVALWLIELLDVWSTCTQPICAKWIRTETKANEKTIISEGKHVDMPDVVITSLPGSGAEILKQLFFNSSDFLYIRIPTAYIDIPETELEIDSFVDACEWKVSDIHTGHFRLLRGWLLSLVHDTKLHLQNIHLHETSRNKLVQYFAAKDKKRKLKRRESLQEQRSRMKGAFDRDAEYIRALRRHLVYYPSARPVLSLSSGSWTLKLHFFQEVLGTSMRALYIVRDPRAWIYSMLYGSKPSLYSLKNVPEHLAKLFKIEEGKSKCNLNSGYAFEYESLKKELETSQSNTVSLLSHLWLANTAAALRINTDLLPTSYQLVKFEDIVHFPQKTTESIFAFLGIPLSPASLNQILFATSTNLFYLPYEGDISPSNTNIWKQNLPRDEIKLIENICWTLMDRLGYPKFMD from the coding sequence ATGGCGTTAATGTTTACAGGACATTTCCTATTTTTAATAATGATGATGTTTAGTTTTTCTACTTGCGAAGAATCTGTGAGCAATTACTCTGGATGGGCAGTTTTCACAGATGATATACGACAATTTAAGAATCATAAAGTACAAGATTTCAAGCCCAACCAAAAACTTCATCCAAATTTGTATTTTGATGCTGGGGATATACAAAcaatgagacaaaaatctcatacAAGCCATTTACATCTTTTTAGAGCTATCAAAAGTGCAGTGACAATTATGCTGTCTAATCCAACATACTACCTACCTCCACCCAAGCATGCTGATTTTGCTGCCAAGTGGAATGAAATATATGGTAATAATCTTCCTCCTTTAGCACTGTATTGTTTATTATGTCCAGAAGACAAAGTTGCCTTTGAATTTGTCTTGGAATACATGGACAGGATGGTTACCTACAAAGACTGGCTAGTTAAGAATGCACCAGGGGATGAGGTTCCAGTTGGTCATTCCTTAACAGGCTTTGCCACTGCCTTTGACTTTTTGTATAATCTCTTAAGTAATCAGCGAAAACAAAAATACCTAGAAAAAATACAGATTGTTACTGAGGAAATGTATGAATATTCCAAGATTCGATCATGGGGCAAACAACTTCTTCATAATCACCAAGCTACAAATATGATAGCATTACTCATAGGGGCCTTGGTTGCTGGAGTAGATAAAGGATCTAAAACAAACATATGGAAACAAGATGTTGTTGATGTTATGGAAAAGACTATGTTTCTCTTGAATCATATTGTAGATGGCTCTTTGGATGAAGGTGTGGCCTATGGAAGCTATACCTCAAAATCAGTTACACAGTATGTTTTCTTGGCACAACGCCATTTTAACATCAACAACTTGGATAATAACTGGTTAAAAATGCACTTTTGGTTTTATTATGCTACACTTTTGCCAGGCTATCAAAGGACTGTAGGTGTAGCGGATTCCAATTATAATTGGTTTTATGGTCCAGAGAGCCAGCTAGTTTTCTTGGATAAGTTCATTTTAAGAAATGGAGCTGGAAATTGGTTAGCTCAGCAAATTAGAAAGCATCGACCTAAGGATGGACCAATGgttccttccacttcccaaaggtGGAGTACTCTTCATACTGAATACATCTGGTATGATCCAAAGCTTACCCCACAGCCTCCTGTTGACTTTGGCACAGCTAAAATGCACACATTTCCTAATTGGGGTGTTGTGACTTATGGGGCTGGACTGCCAAATACACAGACCAATACCTTTGTGTCTTTTAAATCTGGGAAACTGGGAGGACGAGCTGTGTATGACATAGTTCACTTTCAGCCATATTCCTGGATTGATGGATGGAGAAGCTTTAACCCAGGTCATGAACATCCAGATCAAAATTCATTTACTTTTGCCCCCAATGGGCAAGTATTTGTTTCTGAGGCTCTTTATGGACCAAAGTTGAGCCACCTTAACAATGTATTGGTGTTTGCCCCATCACCGTCAAGCCAGTGTAATAAGCCCTGGGAAGGTCAACTGGGAGAATGTGCTCAGTGGCTCAAGTGGACTGGTGAAGAGGTTGGTGATGCAGCTGGGGAAGTTATTACTGCTTCACAACATGGAGAAATGATGTTTGTGAGTGGGGAAGCAGTGTCTGCTTATTCTTCTGCAATGAGACTAAAAAGTGTCTATCGTGCTTTACTTCTCTTAAATTCTCAAACTCTACTTGTTGTTGACCACATTGAAAGGCAGGACACTTCCCCAATAAATTTGGTCAGTGCCTTCTTTCATAATTTGGATATTGATTTTAAATACATCCCATACAAGTTTATGAATAGGTATAATGGTGCCATGATGGATGTGTGGGATGCACACTATAAAATGTTTTGGTTTGACCATCATGGCAACACTCCTGTGGCTAATATACAGGAAGCGGAACAAGCTGCTGAATTTAAGAAAAGGTGGACTCAGTTTGTTAATGTTACATTTCATATGGAATCCACAATTACAAGAATTGCTTATATATTTTATGGTCCATATATCAATGTTTCCAGCTGCAGATTTATTGACAGTTCCACTTCTGGACTTCAGATTTCTCTAAATGTCAATAATACTGAACATAGTGTTTCTGTTGTAACTGACTATCAAAACCTGAAGAGTAGATTTGATTACCTGGGATTTGGTGGTTTTGCCAGTGTGGCTAATCAAGGCCAAATAACCCGATTTGGTTTGGGGACTCAAGCAATAGTAAACCCTGTAAGATATGGTAGAGTTATTTTCCCTTTTGGGTTTAAATTTAATATAGCAATTGGATTCATTTTGTGTattagtttggttattttaaCTTTTCAGTGGCGGTTCTACCGTTCTTTTAGAAAGCTAATGCGCTGTGTGTTAATACTTGTTGTTGCCTTGTGGCTTATTGAGCTTCTGGATGTGTGGAGCACCTGCACTCAGCCCATCTGTGCAAAGTGGATAAGGACTGAAACCAAAGCAAATGAGAAGACCATAATTTCTGAAGGGAAGCATGTAGATATGCCTGATGTTGTTATTACCTCACTCCCTGGTTCAGGAGCTGAAATTCTTAAACAGCTTTTTTTCAACAGTAGTGATTTTCTCTACATCAGAATCCCTACAGCCTACATTGATATTCCTGAAACTGAACTTGAAATTGACTCATTTGTAGATGCTTGTGAATGGAAAGTATCAGATATCCATACTGGGCATTTCCGTCTTCTTCGAGGTTGGCTGCTATCTTTGGTCCACGACACAAAACTGCACTTGCAAAACATTCATCTACATGAAACCAGTAGGAATAAACTGGTCCAATATTTTGCAGCTAAGGACAAAAAACGAAAATTGAAAAGGAGAGAGTCTTTGCAAGAGCAAAGAAGTAGAATGAAAGGAGCTTTTGATAGAGATGCTGAATATATTAGGGCTTTGAGAAGACATCTAGTTTATTACCCAAGTGCTCGTCCTGTGCTTAGTTTAAGTAGTGGTAGCTGGACATTGAAGCTTCATTTTTTTCAGGAAGTTTTAGGAACTTCGATGCGGGCTTTGTACATAGTAAGAGACCCTCGAGCCTGGATCTATTCAATGCTATATGGTAGTAAACCAAgtctttattctttgaaaaatgtaCCAGAGCACTTagcaaaattgtttaaaatagagGAAGGTAAAAGCAAATGTAACTTAAATTCAGGCTATGCTTTTGAGTATGAATCACTGAAGAAAGAATTAGAAACATCCCAATCAAATACAGTCTCCTTACTATCTCATTTGTGGCTAGCCAACACTGCAGCTGCTTTGAGAATAAATACAGATTTGCTGCCTACCAGCTACCAGCTGGTCAAGTTTGAAGATATTGTTCATTTTCCTCAAAAGACTACTGAAAGTATTTTTGCTTTCCTTGGAATTCCTTTGTCTCCTGCTAGTTTAAACCAAATACTGTTTGCCACTTCTACAAACCTTTTTTATCTTCCTTATGAGGGGGATATATCACCATCTAATACTAATATTTGGAAACAAAACTTGCCTAGAGACGAAATTAAACTAATTGAAAATATCTGCTGGACACTGATGGATCGTCTAGGATATCCAAAGTTTATGGACTGA